Proteins from a genomic interval of Grus americana isolate bGruAme1 chromosome 37, bGruAme1.mat, whole genome shotgun sequence:
- the CHD8 gene encoding chromodomain-helicase-DNA-binding protein 8 isoform X2 produces MADPIMDLFDDPNLFSLDPLTDETFAPPSHDPIEEALGLSGALDPPQNPPAPPESSGPPPEDPLPPQNPPDPQQSQLAPPSDQEILSQGNPFMGVSAALPPTPSSSSGVPQPPKIVILKAPPTGGPPQSPAIPPPGGGATPNGGKVTFAKVLTGTPQLRPGVSIVTGNAATVLSGKVTPAGTGGATGTAPPAAAAAVHRLVQPGRPVKQLVLQPVKAGGAGTPLKPAVTLTSAPAQGESKRITLVLQQPPGGNAPPGQRHVVLGSLPGKIVLQGNQLAALGQAKGTPGQPAKVVTIQLQVQQPPAGQPGAPQKIQLLQQPAGAGGQPAPVAVSSVPQVVGGAGQRLTVPLKVVLQPQAGSSQGGSPGLSVVKVLSTSEVAALATPGSRGASEESRKLEHQKKQEKANRIVAEAIARARARGEQNIPRVLNEDELPSVRPEEEGERKRRRKGTGERGGHKEERPRKGKGQGGSGKSKGRSKPSTITPVVGKKRKRNASSDNSDAEVMPAQSPREEEETSVQKRRSNRQVKRKKYTEDLDIKITDDEEDEELDVTGPIRPEQPPVPQPPVPEPEPEGETLPSMQFFVENPSEEDAAIVDKVLSMRVVKKELPSGQLTESEEFFVKYKNYSYLHCEWATIDQLEKDKRIHQKLKRFKTKMTQMRHFFHEDEEPFNPDYVEVDRILDESHSVDKDNGEPVVYYLVKWCSLPYEDSTWELKEDVDEGKIGEFKRIQARHPELKRLARPQAGSWKKLELSHEYKNHNQLREYQLEGVNWLLFNWYNRPNCILADEMGLGKTIQSIAFLQEVYNVGIRGPFLVIAPLSTITNWEREFNTWTEMNSIVYHGSLASRQMIQQYEMYCKDSRGRLIPGAYKFDALITTFEMILSDCPELREIEWRCVIIDEAHRLKNRNCKLLDSLKHMDLEHKVLLTGTPLQNTVEELFSLLHFLEPSQFPSEAEFLKDFGDLKTEEQVQKLQAILKPMMLRRLKEDVEKNLAPKQETIIEVELTNIQKKYYRAILEKNFSFLSKGAGHTNMPNLLNTMMELRKCCNHPYLINGAEEKILAEFRESCHHHVPHDFHLQAMVRSAGKLVLIDKLLPKLKAGGHKVLIFSQMVRCLDILEDYLIQKRYLYERIDGRVRGNLRQAAIDRFSKPDSDRFVFLLCTRAGGLGINLTAADTCIIFDSDWNPQNDLQAQARCHRIGQSKAVKVYRLITRNSYEREMFDKASLKLGLDKAVLQSMSGREGNIAGIQQFSKKEIEDLLRKGAYAAIMEEDDEGSKFCEEDIDQILLRRTTTITIESEGKGSTFAKASFVASENRTDIALDDPNFWQKWAKKADLDLDLLNSKNNLVIDTPRVRKQTRHFSTLRDDDLVEFSDLESEDEERPRSRRHDRHHHALHHAYGRTDCFRVEKHLLVYGWGRWREILSHGRFKRRLSERDVETICRAILVYCLLHYRGDENIKGFIWDLISPTENGKAKELQNHSGLSIPVPRGRKGKKVKSQSTFDVHKAEWIRKYNPDTLFQDESYKKHLKHQCNKVLLRVRMLYYLRQEVIGDQAEKVLAGAVASEIDIWFPLVEQLEVPTAWWDAEADKSLLIGVFKHGYEKYNTMRADPALCFLEKAGRPDEKAIAAEQRLDVGEGVDFEKDCEDPEYKPLAGAAKEADDEGDPLMLLDEEISVVDGDEGHPPQTGHPPWPPGSVLTARLRRLIAACQRSYQREQLRVEAAERGDRRRRRCEAACKLKEMARREKQQRWTRREQADFYRVASSFGVEFDPEGGRFRWGRFRTLARLEKKTDENLTKFFHGFVAMCRQVCRLPPAPGDEPPDPSIPVSPVSAVRASRGLRRLSLLRLLREQVLRHPLLPARLALCPPPGPDLPPWWERGHHDGELLRGAARHGLARPETTILGDPDFSFATARWRYLRSRAEVGGTPPPQPPQNVLGRPTPPPPTEDEDSELEKLSASVSESSSCDEDSEEERGPEPSCRAEEEEEEEEEEEEEEEEEEEEEEEGSPPTSGEGGPPPPPPLPHLHEWPKERALIRRLDLICRAVLADDFGGTPGGGGGGGGGGGGGYPQIPPPAPAEPPLYPPRPRHPEKEFTVQIKDEEGLKLTFQKQRLAPNGALRDGPPKKTSKKLVELELRCLEGLREAGGGDPENRVPPPKETPPLPPPPPRPDFAVDPRFLPPFLPSPPAPPPAAGLALSKMAALLGGGAGGGASFPPLPPPFRPPLPHPEEEEDDDEEEEEEEEEAAPFPLLADPMLPPTSDSD; encoded by the exons atggcCGACCCCATCATGGACCTCTTCGACGACCCGAATCTTTTCAGCCTCGACCCCCTGACGGACGAAACCTTCGCTCCCCCCTCCCACGACCCCATCGAAGAAGCTTTAGGTTTATCCGGGGCTTtagaccccccccaaaatcctccagcccccccagaaTCTTCCGGTCCCCCTCCAGAAGATCCTTTacccccccaaaatcctcccGACCCCCAACAATCTCAACTCGCCCCCCCATCCGACCAAGAAATCCTCAGTCAAGGCAACCCCTTTATGGGGGTGTCCGCTGCTttgccccccaccccttctTCATCATCTGGGGTCCCTCAACCCCCCAAAATCGTCATCCTCAAAGCCCCCCCAACGGGGGGGCCCCCCCAATCGCCCGCCATTCCCCCCCCAGGAGGTGGGGCGACCCCCAACGGGGGGAAAGTGACTTTCGCCAAGGTTTTAACCGGAACCCCCCAACTTCGTCCCGGCGTTTCCATCGTTACCGGTAACGCCGCCACGGTTTTAAGCGGCAAAGTGACTCCCGCCGGAACGGGAGGGGCTACCGGAaccgccccccccgccgccgccgccgccgttcACCGATTGGTTCAACCGGGAAGACCCGTCAAGCAATTGGTGTTGCAACCGGTCAAGGCGGGGGGAGCCGGGACCCCCCTAAAACCTGCCGTCACCCTCACGTCGGCGCCGGCGCAG GGCGAATCGAAACGCATCACCTTGGTTCTCCAGCAACCTCCGGGCGGTAACGCTCCTCCAGGTCAACGCCACGTGGTGTTGGGTAGTTTACCGGGCAAGATCGTCTTGCAAGGCAACCAACTGGCCGCCCTCGGTCAAGCCAAAGGAACGCCGGGTCAACCAGCCAAGGTGGTCACCATCCAACTCCAAGTTCAACAACCTCCCGCTGGCCAACCGGGTGCCCCCCAGAAGATCCAGCTCCTCCAACAACCCGCCGGCGCCGGCGGACAACCGGCTCCCGTTGCCGTCTCTTCCGTGCCGCAGGTGGTGGGGGGCGCGGGGCAGAGGTTGACGGTGCCGTTGAAGGTGGTCTTGCAGCCCCAG GCTGGTTCATCTCAGGGCGGTTCTCCTGGTCTCTCGGTGGTGAAGGTCCTGAGCACCAGCGAGGTGGCCGCCCTGGCCACCCCGGGCTCGCGTGGTGCCTCAGAAGAAAGCCGTAAACTGGAACACcagaagaagcaggagaaggcCAACCGTATCGTGGCCGAGGCCATCGCCCGCGCCCGAGCTCGGGGCGAGCAGAACATCCCCCGTGTCCTCAACGAGGACGAGCTCCCGAGCGTCCGGCCGGAGGAGGAAGGTGAACGCAAACGCCGACGCAAAGGGACCGGCGAACGCGGTGGACACAAGGAGGAGAGACCTCGCAAGGGTAAAGGTCAAGGTGGTTCCGGCAAGAGCAAAGGCCGAAGCAAACCCAG CACCATCACGCCGGTGGTGGGCAAGAAACGGAAGCGCAACGCCTCCTCCGACAACTCCGACGCCGAGGTGATGCCGGCGCAGTCGCCGcgggaggaagaagaaaccagCGTCCAG aaGCGACGGTCAAATCGGCAGGTCAAGCGGAAGAAGTACACCGAAGATTTGGACATCAAGATCACCGATGATGAGGAGGACGAAGAGTTGGACGTAACAGGGCCGATTCGACCGGAGCAACCGCCGGTCCCTCAACCCCCCGTCCCAGAACCGGAGCCGGAGGGCGAGACGTTGCCCTCCATGCAGTTTTTTGTG GAAAACCCCAGCGAGGAGGACGCGGCCATCGTGGATAAGGTCCTCTCCATGAGGGTGGTGAAGAAAGAG CTTCCGTCGGGGCAGTTGACGGAGTCGGAAGAGTTTTTCGTCAAATATAAGAACTA CTCCTACCTCCACTGCGAGTGGGCCACCATCGACCAACTGGAGAAAGACAAGAGGATCCACCAAAAGCTGAAGCGTTTCAAGACGAAGATGACTCAGATGCGACATTTTTTCCACGAg GATGAAGAACCCTTCAACCCCGACTACGTAGAGGTGGACCGCATCTTGGACGAGTCCCACAGCGTCGACAAAGACAACGGGGAG CCGGTGGTCTACTACCTGGTGAAGTGGTGCTCCTTACCCTACGAGGACAGCACTTGGGAGCTCAAGGAGGACGTAGACGAGGGGAAAATCGGGGAATTCAAACGTATCCAAGCCCGACACCCGGAACTCAAGCGCTTG gcCCGTCCTCAAGCCGGTTCCTGGAAGAAACTGGAGCTCTCCCACGAGTACAAGAACCACAACCAGCTTCGCGAGTACCAACTGGAAGGGGTCAACTGGTTGCTCTTCAACTGGTACAACAGGCCA AACTGCATCCTGGCCGACGAGATGGGCTTGGGCAAGACCATCCAATCCATCGCTTTCCTACAAGAGGTCTACAACGTTGGTATCCGCGGTCCTTTCTTGGTCATCGCCCCGCTCTCCACCATCACCAACTGGGAACGGGAGTTCAACACCTGGACGGAGATGAACAGCATCGTCTACCACGGCAGTTTGGCTTCTCGGCAGATGATCCAACAGTACGAGATGTACTGCAAGGACTCGCGG GGTCGTCTCATCCCCGGAGCCTACAAATTCGACGCGCTCATCACCACCTTCGAGATGATCCTCTCCGACTGCCCCGAGCTGCGAGAGATCGAGTGGCGTTGTGTCATCATCGACGAGGCCCACCGCTTGAAGAACCGCAACTGCAAATTGCTCGACAGCCTCAAGCACATGGACCTG GAGCACAAAGTTCTCTTGACGGGCACCCCGCTGCAAAACACGGTGGAAGAGCTCTTCAGTCTCCTGCACTTCCTGGAACCCTCCCAGTTCCCTTCTGAAGCAGAGTTCCTCAAGGACTTTGGAGACCTCAAGACGGAGGAGCAG GTGCAGAAGCTCCAGGCCATCCTCAAGCCCATGATGCTCCGTCGGTTGAAGGAGGACGTGGAGAAGAACCTGGCGCCCAAGCAGGAGACCATCATTGAGGTGGAGTTGACCAACATTCAGAAGAAATACTACCGGGCCATCCTGGAGAAGaacttctccttcctctccaagGGTGCCGGTCACACCAACATGCCCAACCTGCTCAACACCATGATGGAACTCCGCAAGTGCTGCAACCACCCCTACCTCATCAACG GCGCGGAGGAGAAGATCTTGGCGGAATTTCGGGAATCTTGTCACCACCACGTGCCCCACGACTTCCACCTCCAGGCCATGGTCCGCTCGGCCGGCAAACTGGTGCTCATCGACAAGCTGCTGCCCAAGCTGAAGGCCGGTGGCCACAAGGTGCTCATCTTCTCCCAGATGGTGCGTTGCCTCGACATCTTGGAGGACTACCTCATCCAGAAGAG GTACCTCTACGAACGGATCGACGGCCGGGTGAGGGGCAACCTACGACAAGCGGCCATCGATCGCTTCAGCAAACCCGACTCGGATCGTTTCGTCTTCCTCCTCTGCACGCGGGCGGGTGGCTTGGGCATCAACCTCACCGCCGCCGACACCTGCATCATCTTCGACTCCGACTGGAACCCCCAAAACGATCTCCAG GCTCAAGCGCGGTGTCATCGGATCGGGCAGAGCAAAGCGGTGAAGGTCTATCGCCTCATCACGAGGAACTCCTACGAACGGGAGATGTTCGATAAGGCCAGCCTCAAGTTGGGGCTCGACAAGGCGGTGCTGCAGTCCATGAGCGGCCGAGAGGGCAACATCGCGGGG ATCCAGCAGTTCTCCAAAAAGGAGATCGAGGACCTGCTGCGTAAAGGGGCCTACGCGGCCATCATGGAAGAGGATGATGAAGGTTCCAAGTTCTGCGAGGAGGACATCGACCAGATCCTGCTGCGCCgtaccaccaccatcaccatcGAGAGCGAGGGGAAGGGTTCCACCTTCGCCAAG GCGAGCTTCGTGGCTTCCGAAAACCGTACCGACATTGCCTTGGATGATCCCAACTTCTGGCAGAAGTGGGCCAAGAAAGCCGACCTGGACCTGGACCTCCTGAACAGCAAg AACAACCTGGTGATCGACACGCCGCGGGTGCGGAAGCAGACGCGACACTTCAGCACTCTTCGGGACGATGACCTGGTGGAGTTCTCGGACCTGGAGAGCGAGGATGAGGAGAGACCTCGATCCCGACGCCACGACCGGCATCACCACGCCTTGCATCACGCCTACGGTCGCACCGACTGCTTCCGCGTGGAGAAGCACCTCCTGGTTTACGG CTGGGGCCGATGGCGGGAGATCCTGTCCCACGGGCGGTTCAAGCGACGCCTCTCGGAGCGAGACGTGGAGACCATCTGCCGGGCCATCTTGGTCTACTGTCTCCTTCACTACCGAGGTGACGAGAACATCAAAGGCTTCATCTGGGACCTCATCAGCCCCACCGAGAACGGCAAGGCCAAGGAGCTCCAAAACCACTCGG GTCTTTCCATCCCGGTTCCTCGAGGTCGGAAAGGGAAGAAGGTGAAGTCCCAAAGTACCTTTGATGTCCACAAAGCCGAGTGGATCCGCAAGTACAACCCCGACACCCTCTTCCAAGACGAGAGCTACAAGAAACATCTCAAGCACCAATGCAACAA GGTTCTCCTGAGGGTACGGATGCTCTACTACCTGCGGCAGGAGGTGATCGGGGACCAGGCGGAGAAGGTGCTGGCGGGGGCGGTGGCCAG CGAGATCGACATCTGGTTCCCGCTGGTGGAGCAACTGGAGGTTCCCACCGCCTGGTGGGACGCCGAAGCCGACAAATCCCTCCTCATCGGCGTCTTCAAACACG GTTACGAGAAGTACAACACGATGCGCGCCGACCCCGCGCTCTGCTTCCTGGAGAAGGCCGGCCGCCCCGACGAGAAGGCTATCGCTGCCGAGCAGCGCTTGGACGTCGGGGAAGG ggtgGATTTCGAGAAGGACTGCGAGGACCCCGAGTACAAACCCTTGGCGGGGGCGGCCAAGGAAGCGGACGACGAG GGTGACCCCTTGATGCTGCTGGACGAGGAGATCTCGGTGGTGGACGGGGACGAAG gcCACCCCCCCCAAACGGGCCACCCGCCCTGGCCCCCCGGCTCGGTGCTGACGGCGCGGTTGCGTCGGTTGATCGCGGCGTGCCAGCGCTCCTACCAGCGGGAGCAGCTCCGCGTGGAGGCGGCCGAACGCGGCGACCGACGGCGCCGCCGCTGCGAAGCCGCCTGCAAGCTCAAGGAGATGGCCAGGAGGGAGAAACAGCAGAG GTGGACCCGTCGAGAACAGGCCGATTTCTACCGGGTGGCCTCGAGTTTTGGGGTGGAGTTTGATCCCGAGGGTGGTCGTTTCCGGTGGGGTCGGTTCCGGACTTTGGCCAGGTTGGAGAAGAAGACGGACGAGAACCTCACCAAGTTCTTCCACGGTTTCGTCGCCATGTGCCGGCAGGTTTGCCGACTGCCGCCCGCCCCTGGAGACG AACCTCCGGACCCCTCCATCCCCGTCTCGCCCGTTTCCGCCGTCCGAGCTTCTCGTGGTCTTCGTCGCCTGTCCCTCCTCCGTCTCCTTCGCGAGCAGGTCCTCCGTCACCCGTTGCTCCCCGCCCGCCTGGCCCTTTgtcccccgcccggcccggaCCTTCCGCCGTGGTGGGAACGTGGTCACCACGATGGAGAACTTCTCCGCGGCGCGGCTCGGCACGGTTTGGCGCGTCCCGAAACGACGATTTTGGGGGACCCCGATTTTTCCTTCGCGACGGCGAGGTGGCGTTATCTTCGATCTCGAGCCGAGGTTGGTGGGACCCCACCTCCTCAGCCCCCCCAAAATGTCCTCGGCCGTCCCACCCCGCCGCCTCCGACCGAGGATGAAGATTCCGAGCTGGAGAAGTTGTCGGCGTCCGTTTCCGAATCGTCTTCTTGCGATGAGGACAGCGAGGAGGAGAGGG gCCCGGAGCCTTCCTGTAGGgcggaggaagaggaagaagaggaggaagaggaagaggaagaagaggaggaagaagaagaggaagaggaagaggggtcCCCCCCAACTTCCGGCGAGGGggggcccccccctcccccgcccctcccccacctccaCGAGTGGCCCAAG GAACGAGCCCTGATCCGCCGCTTGGACCTGATCTGCCGGGCCGTCCTCGCCGACGATTTCGGGGGGACCcccgggggagggggaggaggaggaggaggaggagggggggggtacccccaaatccccccccccgcccccgccgaaCCCCCACTTtacccgccccgcccccgccaccCGGAGAAGGAATTCACCGTCCAGATCAAAGAC GAGGAAGGGTTGAAGTTGACTTTCCAGAAGCAGCGGCTGGCGCCCAACGGGGCGCTGCGCGACGGCCCCCcgaaaaaaaccagcaagaaatTGGTGGAG CTGGAGCTGCGCTGCCTCGAGGGGTTAcgggaagcgggggggggggaccccgaAAATCGCGTCCCTCCCCCCAAGGAGacgccgcccctcccccccccgccgccgcgccccgaTTTCGCCGTCGACCCCCGGTTCCTCCCG